The Microbacterium sp. W4I20 genome segment CCGACATGCGATGCAGTCCACCGGGTTATCCACACCCGTTCTTCACAGACACTCCGGCTTTGTCCGCACGCTCTCCACAGAGTTATCCACAGGCCGTGTTGCACCCGATTCAGACCGCTCGTACCGTGGTCGAGCGACCGAATGTCGGGGGCTCCTGGTTCGCTGTGTGCACGCGGCCGGAACGGCCGGAAGGCCGCGGCACCGCCCCATGAGGGCACATTCGTGAAACGTCGCATCGAAGGGAACCGCGTGTCGATCGCCGACATCTCAGAGGAGCGCATGGGCGCGAAGCGCGCGCCCGAACGCGTGCCCCCGCACGACCTCCTCGCCGAGCAGAGCGCGCTGGGTGGCATGCTGCTGTCGAAGGATGCTGTCGCCGATGTGATCGAGACGCTCAAGGGCGCCGATTTCTACATCCCGAAGCACGAGCTCATCTTCGAGGCGATCCTCTCGCTGTACTCGCACGGTGAGCCGACCGACGTCGTCGCCGTCACCGACGAGCTCATCAAGACGGGCGAGCTCGGCAAGGCCGGCGGCGCCGACTACCTGCACACGCTCACCTCGATCGTGCCGACCGCGGCCAACGCCGGCTACTACGCGGGCATCGTCGCAGAGCGCGCGATCCTTCGCCGCCTGGTCGACGCCGGCACGCGCATCGTGCAGCTCGGCTACGCCGGCGAGGGCGACGCGACCGACATCGTCAACAACGCTCAGGCGGAGATCTACTCGGTCACCGGCACCGAGACGGCCGAAGACTACGTGCCGCTGACCACGGCGGTCGATGCGGCCATCGAGGAGATCGAGGCGGCGAACGGCCGCGACGGCTCGATGACCGGCATCCCCACCGGGTTCAAGGAACTCGACGAGCTCACCAACGGACTCCACGGCGGTCAGATGATCGTCGTCGCCGCACGACCCGCCATGGGTAAGTCGACCCTCGCGCTCGACTTCGCGCGCGCCGCATCCATCGGCCACAACTTCCCCTCGATCTTCTTCTCGCTCGAGATGGGCAAGAGCGAGATCGCGATGCGTCTGCTCAGCGCCGAGGGCGGCATCCCGCTGCAGAACATGCGCAAGGGAACGCTCGACCCGCGCGACTGGACCACCGTCGCCGCGACCCGCGGTCGCATCAACGACGCCCCCCTCTACATCGACGACAGCCCCAACATGACGCTCGTCGAGATCCGAGCCAAATGTCGTCGACTCAAGCAGCGCGAGGGCCTGCGCATGGTCATCATCGACTACCTGCAGCTGATGACGTCGGGCAAGCGCGTCGAGTCGCGTCAGCAGGAAGTCTCGGAGTTCTCGCGAAGCCTCAAGCTCATCGCCAAGGAGCTTCAGGTCCCGGTCATCGCGCTGTCGCAGCTGAATCGTGGTCCCGAGCAGCGCCAGGACAAGAAGCCCGCCATCAGCGACCTCCGCGAGTCGGGCTCGATCGAGCAGGATGCCGACATGGTCATCCTGCTGCACCGCGAGTCGGTGTATGACAAAGACGTGCGTCCGGGCGAGGCCGACCTGATCGTCGCCAAGCACCGTAACGGTCCGACGGCGACGATCACCGTCGCGTTCCAGGGCCACTACTCGCGGTTCATGGACATGGCCCCGGGCGGCGACTTCAACTGAGTGCAGGGTCCACAGCGGGATGGCATCCCCGGGCGAGCTGGCAGCTGCTCGGCACCCAGCCACCCGGTGAATCGCCGACAGCAGCGCTGTGGACGATCAACCCCTGGTTGGCATCGTCGCCACCCGTCGCGTCAATAGCGTCGAACCATGAGCTGCGACACGCTTTCGTCGACCGCACCAGACGGGCCCGACCAGAAGGAACCCCGACTGTGCGCCCGAGGTGTTCGTGTCCGCTACGGCGGGACGGTGGCCTTGGAGGGCGTCGATCTGATCGTCCGCGACGGCGAATCGGTGGCGATCATGGGGCCGTCGGGATCGGGCAAGAGCACCCTTCTCCACTCCATGGCGGGAATCATCAGCCCCGACGAGGGAACGGTGACACTGCGCACACGCGAGGGTGTCAGAGAGCTCGGCGGGTTGTCGGACGCAGCGCGGTCGGCAGTGCGCCTCCGGGAATACGGCTTCGTCTTCCAGCAGGGCATGCTCATCCCCGAGCTCACCGCGGCGGAGAACGTCGCAATGCCTCTGCTCTTGGCGGGCGGGCGGAAGAGCGTAGCGATAGCGCGCGCAGACCTGCTCCTGAGGGAACTGGGTCTGGCGGGTCTCGAGGGCCGCAGGATCGGACAGCTCTCGGGCGGTCAGGCGCAGCGCGTGGCAATCGCGCGCGCCCGTGCCACGGACGCTCACGTCGTCTTCGCCGACGAGCCGACCGGCGCGCTGGACTCCAGGACGGCATCGGAAGTACTCGACGTGCTGCTCGCGGGGACCACCGCGCAGGGGCGGGCGCTGGTCATGGTGACGCACGATGAGGACGTGGCGAGCCGGTGCTCTCGGGTCGTGCGTCTGAAGGACGGTCGCATCGTCGATAGCCCTACGCGATGAGCACGCGAGCCCCGGCGCACAGCCGAATGCCGGCGCTGTGGACGCTGGTGAGACCGACTCGGAGCGATCTCTCGAGCACCGCATTGCCGATCATCGCGTTCGCTGTGATCTCCACCGTCGCGCTGGGCGCCGTCGCGCTCGCCCGAGCGTACTGGAACGCTCCGGACCCCGAGGGCTTCGGGCAGTACCGGATCCTGGCGGCGGGGATGCTGGCGGTGCTGGTGGTGCCCGTCGGAACCCTCGGCGGCGCCGCGGCTCGTCTCTCCGCGCGTCGTCGCGAGGACCGCCTCGCGACACTGCGGCTGATGGGTGCCTCCTCTTCCTGGGTACGGAGAGTCGCGCTCATCGAAGCCGGACTCATCGCGGCCGGGGGTGCACTCGTCGGGCTGCTGCTCTCGATGCCGCTCACGCCCCTCCTCTCGCTCGTCGAGGTTGCGGGCACTCCGCTGGGCTCGGAGGGCGCACGGCTGCCGACGCCGCTGGCGGCGGCGCTCCTCCTCGGCGTCGTGGTGGTTGCGGTGGTGAGCGCTGGCGCGAGTCTGAGACTCGTCCTGATCTCACCGCTCGGTGTTCGTATGCGCCAGAACGCGCCGCGGATGCACTGGCTGCGCGTCGTCATCGCAGTGCTCGTGGTGGGCGGTGCGGTGATCGTGTTGCAGCTGACGTCGGTGAGCTGGGGAGCAGTGGGTATCACGGCGGCACTGGTCGTGGTGCTCGTCGCGGTGATGGCCGTGCTGAACCTTCTCGGACCCTATGTCGCGAGTCGTCTGGCCCGGCGCAGGCTGATGCGATCAGGGGATGCCGCGACGTTGATCGCCATGCGCGGGGCGCTCGAGTCGCCGCAGGCGGCCTGGCGCCTGGTGTCCGGGGTGGCCTTGGCGAGTTTCGTCGCTGTACCCGCCGGCTCCTTGCTCGGCTTCCTCGACACCGTGCAGCGACTCTCGGACGCGGTCTCGCCCCGACAGACCCTCTTCTTCGGTGACATCCGGCTTGTCGTCGTTGCGGCTGTCGCGGTCTCCTATCTGCTGGTCGCCTGCTCGGTGGGCGTCACCCAGGCTGCGGCGGTGCTGGAACGGCGAGCCCTGTACGTGAGTCTCGACCGGCTGGGCATGCCGTTCTCGGTGATGACCCGCTCGCGGCGGCTGTCCGTGAGCACCCCACTGCTCGTGGCCGCGGTGGTGCCGACCCTCATCGCCGCCCTGCTCGTGATCCCTGTCGTGGGGATCTCGGTCGTCACCGCTCCTCTCTTCATCGTCACGGTGGCCGGCTGCATCGCCGCCGGCGTCGTGCTCGTCCAGCTCGGCGTCGTCGCGACCACACCCGTGCTGCGGCGCGTGCTGTCGCAGCCGGATCGCGGACTGTGACCGGCAGCAGTTCAACCCCTGGTTGGCATCCGTCCTCCTCCCCACGTCCGTAGCGTGCGAGAGCACGAGGTAACCGCTATGAGAAGGAGCAGGACGCCATGACGATCGAAGTCGAGGCTCTGACCAAGACCTATGGGGACAAGCATGCGGTGCGGGATGTGAGCTTCACGGTCCAGCCGGGCAAGGTCACGGGATTCCTGGGGCCGAACGGAGGCGGGCAAATCCACGACGATGCGCTCGATCGTCGGGCTCGACCGCCCCACCTCCGGCCGCGCGCTCATCGACGGCTCTGAATACCGAGCGTTCGCGGCGCCGCTGCGCGAGGTGGGTGCTCTGCTCGACGCGAAGGCGGCGCACAAGTCCCGCACGGCGATGAACTACCTCGCCTCGATCGCGGCGACGCACCGGATACCGCGAACACGCGTCGAGGAGGTTCTCGATGCGACGGGCCTCAGCGCGGTCGCCCGGAAGAAGGTCGGCGGGTTCTCCCTCGGGATGGGTCAGCGCCTGGGCATCGCCGCCGCGCTGCTGGGCGACCCGGGCACGCTCATCCTCGACGAGCCGGTCAACGGCCTGGACCCCGAGGGCGTGACCTGGGTCCGCGAGCTGCTGGCCCGGCTGGCGGCCGAGGGCAGGACGGTGTTCCTCTCCTCGCACCTGCTGAGCGAGCTCGCGCTCATCGCAGACCACGTGATCATCATCGGCCGCGGCGAGATCATCGCGGACTCGCCCATCAGATCGCTCACCGAGCAGGGGAACACCCGTGTGCGGGTGCGCACGACGGATGCGCCTGCCCTCACTCGCCGGATTGCGGCCTCGGGAGTGAGTATCGCCTCGAGCGAGCAGGGCCTGTTGGAGGTGGAAGGACTCACCGCCGAGCACATCGCCCGCACCGCTCACGAGGCCGGAGTGCTTCTCACTGAGCTGACGCCTCTGCGCCAGACCCTCGAAGAGGCCTACACCCAGCTCACGCGCGACTCCGTCGAGTACGCCTCGGCCTGATCGCGCTTCTCTCCCGAAAGGACCATCCACATGAGCACCAGCACCGGTTCCGGCACCGCCCCGGGGACCATCGTGCGCCGCTTCGCCGTGCACGATGTCGGGCTCGGCGGCGCGATCGTGGCCGAATGGATCAAATTCCGCGGGCTCGCATCGAACCACGCCCTCGCGGGATTCACTCTCTTTCTCTTGCTCGCCAACGGGGTCGCCATGCCCTGGGCTTACGTCTTCCGCGACCGCAGCTCACCGCGGGCGGACTACGATGCGTACCCCGAGATGATCGTCGATAAGACCGGGTACGTCGGGATCATCCTCGCGGTGCTCGCGGTGCTGATGGTCACGAACGAGTACCGCTCCGGGCAGATCAGCACGACGCTGCTCTCGGTTCCCCGCCGCACCTCGGTACTGGTCGCGAAGGCCGCGATCATCGCGGGGATCGCCTTCGTCATCGGCATCGCCAGCTCGGCTATCGGGTTCGCCGTCGCGCCGACGATCCTCGCCGGCGGCGGGTACGGCTACATCCTGGAAACACCCGTCCTGCTCCGGCTGGTCGTCGGCGCCGGGCTGTATCTCGCCGCCATCAGCGTCATCGGCGTCGCACTCGGCGCCATCATCCGCAACGTCGTCGCCGCGGTGCTCGCGACGATCGTGTTCCTGCTCATCGTGCCCGTGATCCCGGAGATGTTCTCGGAGTACGGCACCGAGATCACCCGCTTCTTCCCGATCCAGGCCGGCTCCCTGCTGCTGGCGCCCGCCGGCACCGACCCGATGGGCCCGTGGGTCGGCTATGCCGTTCTGCTGATCTGGACGCTGGCGCTGTTCGTCGTCGCAGTGATCACGCTCAAGCGCCGCGACGCCTGAACCGGGTCCCGAGCGGGCGCGAGGGAGAATGAAGACACAGCTCGGGATGGAGGCCGTGAGGGTATGAGTGCTGCTGCAGCCCATCCGGTAGTGGATGCCGCGGAGGTCGACCGTGTCCTCGGCACACGGCTGCTGCGCTGGCTCGACGCTCATCAGCGTGCGGTCGACGCCCTCGTCGCCGCGATGTGCCTCGTCGTTCAGACGCTCGTTCTCGTGCTGCCGCGGGCGCAACCGCTCTGGCCGGGGCTGTTCCTCGTGCTCTTCTCGGTCGTACCACTGCTGTGGCGGCGTCGGTATCCGCGGGCGATCCTCGTCGCACTGGCGCTGACCAGCACGGCGGGCATGCTCCTGCCCACCCCGGTCGCACTGCTGGCGCTGCCCGCCGCCGTGGCGCTCTACACGGTGGCTTCCCTGCTGCCCATCGGGACCGCACTGCTGGGCTACGCGGTCCTCGTGGGTCTGCCGGCTCTGGGGACTCTTCTCCTCCTGCTGACGACGGGATCGGCCCATGCGCCGGCGCTGCTGGACCCCCTGGCACTTGTCGCCCTCGCTGCCGGGATCGCCGTCCGCGGTGCGGCGCAGCGCCGAGAGGCCCTCACTCAACTGGTGAATCAACGGCTCGCCACGGCGCGGGTCGTCGAGCGGCAGCGGATCGCCGCGGAGATGCACGACATCATCGCCCACTCGTTGTCGACGATGATCTCCCTCGCGGACGGGGCGTCGAGCGGCTGGCGAGAGCATCCCGAGCGGTCGGCCCTGGCGCTCGACAAGCTGGGTGACGTCGGGCGCAGCGCGCTGAGCGACATGAACCGAATCCTGCGGGTGCTCCGACAGGGAGACGCGGTGCTGGACCAGAGTCTGCATCGTTCCGGACACAACGTGCCCGACGTGGAGGAGATCGTCGAGGTCTTCCGCGGCACCGGTATGCCCGTCCGGCTCATTCGCTCCGGCGGCGCGATACCCGGAGATGATCCCGCGCTCTCGACGACGGTGTACAGGATCGTCCAGGAGTCTCTCACCAACGTGCTCCGCTATGCCGTGGAAGCCACACGGGTGGAGGTCGGCATCGACGTCGCCGGCGGCGCCGTCGCGGTGCAGGTCACCGACGACGGCCGCATCGACGTCCACCGCAGCCGACCCCCGAGCCAGGGGAGCGGGCAGGGGCTGCTCGGGATCGCCGAACGTGCCGCCACGTACGGCGGCACGATTGCAGCGGGTCCACGCCAGGGCGGGGGCTGGTCGACGAGGGCGACTCTGCTCATCGGCGACGGAGCACGGACATGACGGCAACCAGCCTCGCGACGATCAGAGTGCTCGTGGTGGACGACCAGGAACTCGTTCGCATGGGCAGCGCGCTGACCCTGGACTCCGCGGCCGACATCGAGGTCGTCGGCGAGGCAGCCACGGGAGAGGAGGCGATCCGACGCACGCGGGACCTCAAACCCGACGTCGTTCTGATGGACGTGCGGATGCCCGGCATGGGCGGCATCGAGGCGACCAGGATCATCACCACCGTGCACCCGACCACCCGCGTACTCGTGCTGACCACTTTCGACATCGACGAGTACGCGTTCGGTGGGCTCGATGCCGGCGCGAGCGCGTTCCTGCTCAAGAGCACTCCACCAGAGCGGTTGCAGGAGGCGGTCCGAACCATCCATGCCGGCGAGGCGGTCGTCGAACCGAGGATCACGAGGCAGCTCATCGAGCACTACGCCTCCCGCGGCCAGCTGCAGGGGAGCGGGGGAGCAGGTGAGCGAGCCGACCCGCTGGCCCCTCTCAGCCCGCGCGAGCGAGACGTCTTCGGCTGCATCGTCGCCGGGCTGTCGAACAGTGAGATCGGTGAGACCCTCCACCTTTCGCCGGCGACCGTCAAGACGCACGTCAACCGCATCTTCGCCAAGCTGCACCTGCGCGACAGGGTGCATGCGGTGATCCTGGGACACGAACTTCGGGGTCGGCGGCAAGAGGGGTGACAAAAGAAGACGCACGAGTCGGGTCTGCACCCGCGGAACGCGCGTCCTCGCCGCGACTGCTCAGCTCAGGGCCGGGTGAGCTCTTCGAGCACCTCGATGATGTGGCGGTAGGGGCGACCGGTCGCGCGTGTCATCCCGATCTCGCAGGTGCGGTTGGCGGAGACGAAGGCGTCGAATCCGCCCCGTGCGGTGTCTGCCGCGGTGATCGCGGCTGATTCCTGTGCGGTCGCGCTGGCGGTGAGTTCGGGGTGCAGCATGCCGCGGTCTCCGGCGAACGCGCAGCATCCCCACTCTTCGGGGATGAAGACCTCGTCGGCGACCGCGCTGGCGATGAGGGTCAGCGCGGCCGTCGCCCCCAGTGCTGTCGTGGAACAGGTGGGGTGGACGGCGATCGTGCCGATCTTCGTGGTGACGGTGAGTCTGGGCAGGACCTCGCGGGCGACGAAGGTGGTCGCGTCCTCGATGCGCAGCGCGCGGTAGACGGGGTGCTGCGCGACGGCTTGGGCGAGCATGACGTCCAGCCCTTCGGTGCAGGATGCCGCGTCGCACACGACGGGCAGCTCGCCCTCTCGGCTGGCCTCCCAGAGGGAGGCGAGGACGCGGTCTGACATCCGGCGGTAGCCGTCGAGGTGACCCTTCGATTTCCAGGGTGTGCCGCAGCAGAGGCCGCCGTTCTCCTCGGGGATCGCCATGGCGATGCCGGCGCGGTCGAGCAGTCGGTGCAGTGCGTCTCGCGAGCCGTGGCCCTCGCCTTCGGCGCCGAACATGGTGCCGATGCACGCGCCGAAGAAGACCACTTGAGCGTCGGCCGGAGCATCAGGGCGTGGCGGCTTCGACCCGCCGCGGGGGAGTCCACCGTCGTAGAGCGGAACGGTGTCCGCGCCGAGCATGGCACGGCCGAGTTTCGTCACGCCGCGAACCAGGGGAGCGGGGAGGGCTTCCGCGACGGTGAGTGCGACGCCGCCTGCCCGTGTGACCGTTGCCCAGTGTTGCGCGGCCGTGTCCCAGACGGCGCCTTCGATGCTGCCGGCTTGCTCCGCGCGAAGGCGGCGCACGAGGTCGCCGGTGTTGATGTCGACTGGGCAGGCGACACCGCACATGCCGTCGACCGCGCAGGTCTGCACGCCGTCGTAGTCGTAGTCGGCGCGCAGGTCCTCGAGGAGGGCGGTGTCGCCCTGCTCTTCGGCCCAGGCCATGTCGCGACGGATGACGATGCGCTGGCGTGGGGTCAGTGTGATGCTCTTGCTCGGACAGGTGGGTTCGCAGTATCCGCACTCCACGCAGCGATCGACCTCGCTCTCGACCGTCGGCACGCGCTTGAGGTTCTGCAGATACGAGTCGGGGTCGTCGGAGAGCACGACGCCGGGGTTGAGGATGAGATCCGGATCGAGCAGCCGCTTGATCTCCCACATCATGTCGGTCAGCTCGTCGCCGTACTGTCGCCGGACGAACGGCGCCATGATGCGGCCCGTGCCGTGCTCGGCTTTGAGGGACCCCTGCTGCGACAGCACCAGCGTGACGAGGTCATCGGTGAAGCGGCGGTAGCGGGTGACGCTCTCGGGGTCGTCGAAGCGCTCATTGAGGAGGAAGTGGACGTTGCCGTCCTTCGCGTGTCCGAAGATCACCGACCCCTCGTACCCGTGCTCTGCGAAGAGTTCGATGAGCCGTTCGCAGGTGGCGAGCAGACGCGGCACGGGGACCACGATGTCCTCCAGCAGCGCAGTGGTGCCTGACGGGCGCGCACCGGCGACCGCCGTGTAGAGG includes the following:
- the dnaB gene encoding replicative DNA helicase; its protein translation is MSIADISEERMGAKRAPERVPPHDLLAEQSALGGMLLSKDAVADVIETLKGADFYIPKHELIFEAILSLYSHGEPTDVVAVTDELIKTGELGKAGGADYLHTLTSIVPTAANAGYYAGIVAERAILRRLVDAGTRIVQLGYAGEGDATDIVNNAQAEIYSVTGTETAEDYVPLTTAVDAAIEEIEAANGRDGSMTGIPTGFKELDELTNGLHGGQMIVVAARPAMGKSTLALDFARAASIGHNFPSIFFSLEMGKSEIAMRLLSAEGGIPLQNMRKGTLDPRDWTTVAATRGRINDAPLYIDDSPNMTLVEIRAKCRRLKQREGLRMVIIDYLQLMTSGKRVESRQQEVSEFSRSLKLIAKELQVPVIALSQLNRGPEQRQDKKPAISDLRESGSIEQDADMVILLHRESVYDKDVRPGEADLIVAKHRNGPTATITVAFQGHYSRFMDMAPGGDFN
- a CDS encoding response regulator transcription factor; the protein is MTATSLATIRVLVVDDQELVRMGSALTLDSAADIEVVGEAATGEEAIRRTRDLKPDVVLMDVRMPGMGGIEATRIITTVHPTTRVLVLTTFDIDEYAFGGLDAGASAFLLKSTPPERLQEAVRTIHAGEAVVEPRITRQLIEHYASRGQLQGSGGAGERADPLAPLSPRERDVFGCIVAGLSNSEIGETLHLSPATVKTHVNRIFAKLHLRDRVHAVILGHELRGRRQEG
- a CDS encoding ABC transporter ATP-binding protein, yielding MSCDTLSSTAPDGPDQKEPRLCARGVRVRYGGTVALEGVDLIVRDGESVAIMGPSGSGKSTLLHSMAGIISPDEGTVTLRTREGVRELGGLSDAARSAVRLREYGFVFQQGMLIPELTAAENVAMPLLLAGGRKSVAIARADLLLRELGLAGLEGRRIGQLSGGQAQRVAIARARATDAHVVFADEPTGALDSRTASEVLDVLLAGTTAQGRALVMVTHDEDVASRCSRVVRLKDGRIVDSPTR
- a CDS encoding FAD-binding and (Fe-S)-binding domain-containing protein — translated: MSTTLAEPLDPALIGESTQVHARSIDRFGRAHDASHYLLIPDAVLSPTDAEGVSRVFAAVRAAGRTLTFRSGGTSLSGQGVSGDILVDTRSHFRDILVEDDGAAVRVGPGATVRQVNTRLARYRRKLGPDPASEIACTIGGVVANNSSGMACGIVENSYKTIESMRIVLPSGTILDTGLPDADALLRTAEPEIADGLLALRARVLESPAHVAFLRQQFSMKNTMGYGLNALLDFDDPVRILEHLIIGSEGTLAFVAEARFRTIEIRPAIATGLLVFETLPDAMTALPSLTDLGLATIELMDAASLRVAQSLSDVPDAIAEIDVRGHAALLVEVHASATDALVAASATAQAHFESLPLAISPRLTTDTAERAALWHVRKGLYTAVAGARPSGTTALLEDIVVPVPRLLATCERLIELFAEHGYEGSVIFGHAKDGNVHFLLNERFDDPESVTRYRRFTDDLVTLVLSQQGSLKAEHGTGRIMAPFVRRQYGDELTDMMWEIKRLLDPDLILNPGVVLSDDPDSYLQNLKRVPTVESEVDRCVECGYCEPTCPSKSITLTPRQRIVIRRDMAWAEEQGDTALLEDLRADYDYDGVQTCAVDGMCGVACPVDINTGDLVRRLRAEQAGSIEGAVWDTAAQHWATVTRAGGVALTVAEALPAPLVRGVTKLGRAMLGADTVPLYDGGLPRGGSKPPRPDAPADAQVVFFGACIGTMFGAEGEGHGSRDALHRLLDRAGIAMAIPEENGGLCCGTPWKSKGHLDGYRRMSDRVLASLWEASREGELPVVCDAASCTEGLDVMLAQAVAQHPVYRALRIEDATTFVAREVLPRLTVTTKIGTIAVHPTCSTTALGATAALTLIASAVADEVFIPEEWGCCAFAGDRGMLHPELTASATAQESAAITAADTARGGFDAFVSANRTCEIGMTRATGRPYRHIIEVLEELTRP
- a CDS encoding ABC transporter permease, producing the protein MSTSTGSGTAPGTIVRRFAVHDVGLGGAIVAEWIKFRGLASNHALAGFTLFLLLANGVAMPWAYVFRDRSSPRADYDAYPEMIVDKTGYVGIILAVLAVLMVTNEYRSGQISTTLLSVPRRTSVLVAKAAIIAGIAFVIGIASSAIGFAVAPTILAGGGYGYILETPVLLRLVVGAGLYLAAISVIGVALGAIIRNVVAAVLATIVFLLIVPVIPEMFSEYGTEITRFFPIQAGSLLLAPAGTDPMGPWVGYAVLLIWTLALFVVAVITLKRRDA
- a CDS encoding sensor histidine kinase, with product MSAAAAHPVVDAAEVDRVLGTRLLRWLDAHQRAVDALVAAMCLVVQTLVLVLPRAQPLWPGLFLVLFSVVPLLWRRRYPRAILVALALTSTAGMLLPTPVALLALPAAVALYTVASLLPIGTALLGYAVLVGLPALGTLLLLLTTGSAHAPALLDPLALVALAAGIAVRGAAQRREALTQLVNQRLATARVVERQRIAAEMHDIIAHSLSTMISLADGASSGWREHPERSALALDKLGDVGRSALSDMNRILRVLRQGDAVLDQSLHRSGHNVPDVEEIVEVFRGTGMPVRLIRSGGAIPGDDPALSTTVYRIVQESLTNVLRYAVEATRVEVGIDVAGGAVAVQVTDDGRIDVHRSRPPSQGSGQGLLGIAERAATYGGTIAAGPRQGGGWSTRATLLIGDGART
- a CDS encoding FtsX-like permease family protein, which codes for MSTRAPAHSRMPALWTLVRPTRSDLSSTALPIIAFAVISTVALGAVALARAYWNAPDPEGFGQYRILAAGMLAVLVVPVGTLGGAAARLSARRREDRLATLRLMGASSSWVRRVALIEAGLIAAGGALVGLLLSMPLTPLLSLVEVAGTPLGSEGARLPTPLAAALLLGVVVVAVVSAGASLRLVLISPLGVRMRQNAPRMHWLRVVIAVLVVGGAVIVLQLTSVSWGAVGITAALVVVLVAVMAVLNLLGPYVASRLARRRLMRSGDAATLIAMRGALESPQAAWRLVSGVALASFVAVPAGSLLGFLDTVQRLSDAVSPRQTLFFGDIRLVVVAAVAVSYLLVACSVGVTQAAAVLERRALYVSLDRLGMPFSVMTRSRRLSVSTPLLVAAVVPTLIAALLVIPVVGISVVTAPLFIVTVAGCIAAGVVLVQLGVVATTPVLRRVLSQPDRGL